From the Tautonia marina genome, the window CCTTCGGAAACTGCTCGGAAACTGTGGGGGTTCCTGGGAGCCGAATACAAGGAAGAATACCTCAATTATGATCCGGCCAGGGATCCCTACCCCCAGCGCTGGGGCTGGGTACCTGAGACCGTCAAACCTCTGAACCCCGAATCGACCGAGAAGTGGCGCACCCAAATGACTCCTGAGCAAATTGCTCGGGTCAACGAGATCAGCGGCGATTTCATTGCCCATTACCACTACGATTTGACCCCTGGAACCGGGCCCGTTCAGCCAACGGGTACCGAACACAACTCCTCAACACGTTGAGACTTCCACATGCCTAAGGTTGTTTCGATCGGCGGTCGGCCGGTTGGTGAAGGTCACCCCGTTTATGTCATTGCCGAGATCGGCCTGAACCACAACGGCGACATGAAGCTCGCCAAGCAACTGATCGACGCCGCCGCCCTGGCCGGTTGCGACGCCGTGAAGTTCCAGAAGCGCACGCCGGAGCTGTGCGTTCCTCCCGAGCAGCGCGACATCCGTCGCGATACCCCGTGGGGGGAAATGACCTACATGGAGTATCGCTACCGGGTCGAGTTCGGCAAGGACGAGTTTGCCGAGATCGACCGATACTGCAAGGACAAGGGGATCGCCTGGTTCGCCTCGTGCTGGGACGAGCCGTCGGTCGACTTCATCGAGCAGTTTGACCCCCCTTGCTACAAGATGGCCTCGGCGTCGTTGACCGACGATAGCCTGTTCAAGCACACGGTGGCTACGGGCAAGCCGATCATCCTTTCGACCGGCATGTCGACGATGGAGGAGATCGAGCACGCCGTTTCGCTCTGCAATCCCGAGAAGCTGGTCATCCTGCACGCAACCAGCACCTACCCGTGCAAGCCCGAGGAACTGAACCTGCGGGTCATTCCGGTGTTGCAGGCGAAGTTCGACGTTCCGATCGGGTACTCGGGCCACGAGGTCGGCCTTCAGACGACCCTGGCCGCGGTGAGCCTGGGGGCCTGCGTCGTCGAGCGGCACATCACCCTCGATCGCGCCATGTGGGGCAGCGACCAGGCCGCCTCGGTCGAACCCTCGGGCTTCCATCGGCTGGTCCGGGATATCCGGGTCATCGAGAAGGCCATGGGAGACGGGGTCAAGCGGGTCTACGAGAGCG encodes:
- a CDS encoding N-acetylneuraminate synthase family protein, encoding MPKVVSIGGRPVGEGHPVYVIAEIGLNHNGDMKLAKQLIDAAALAGCDAVKFQKRTPELCVPPEQRDIRRDTPWGEMTYMEYRYRVEFGKDEFAEIDRYCKDKGIAWFASCWDEPSVDFIEQFDPPCYKMASASLTDDSLFKHTVATGKPIILSTGMSTMEEIEHAVSLCNPEKLVILHATSTYPCKPEELNLRVIPVLQAKFDVPIGYSGHEVGLQTTLAAVSLGACVVERHITLDRAMWGSDQAASVEPSGFHRLVRDIRVIEKAMGDGVKRVYESELPIQKKLRRVGAATS